Proteins encoded in a region of the Haloglomus salinum genome:
- the trmY gene encoding tRNA (pseudouridine(54)-N(1))-methyltransferase TrmY has translation MRDFVCLAHEVPLEGPVSLDDLPGAGRLDLLARFVTSALLTSHGVREDAAAHLVVRDEFTVRVDGATVRNLRPDERSTAARLRDALDARDGAIGHQEAEPSPGVHVGRFDLAATLDRLDGPLVQCHEAGTPLPEESVPEDPTFVLSDHRDFTDAEADLLAERADARVSVGPERLHADQTVTVAHNWLDTGGYRTY, from the coding sequence ATGCGCGATTTCGTCTGCCTCGCCCACGAGGTGCCGCTCGAGGGTCCCGTCTCGCTCGACGATCTGCCCGGCGCCGGCCGGCTGGACCTCCTCGCCCGCTTCGTCACCAGCGCCCTGCTCACTTCCCACGGCGTCCGCGAGGACGCCGCCGCCCACCTCGTCGTCCGCGACGAGTTCACCGTCCGGGTCGACGGCGCCACCGTCCGGAACCTGCGTCCGGACGAGCGCTCGACCGCGGCGCGCCTCCGCGACGCGCTCGACGCGCGCGACGGTGCCATCGGCCACCAGGAGGCCGAGCCCTCCCCGGGCGTCCACGTCGGCCGGTTCGACCTCGCCGCGACACTGGACCGCCTCGATGGCCCGCTCGTCCAGTGCCACGAGGCCGGCACGCCGCTGCCCGAGGAGTCCGTCCCCGAGGACCCGACGTTCGTGCTGTCCGACCACCGCGACTTCACCGACGCCGAGGCCGACCTGCTGGCCGAGCGTGCCGACGCCCGCGTCAGCGTGGGACCCGAACGCCTCCACGCCGACCAGACCGTGACGGTGGCCCACAACTGGCTCGATACCGGCGGCTACCGGACGTACTGA
- a CDS encoding DUF106 domain-containing protein has protein sequence MARTAERVESLIDEDPEMRDALQTVLDRAEGGRVTWEAVSDDLTTGQWSRLIQERVLEKTGDGGCEVNDPGDVAAVVGGASAASVTDGGTTTSASSASSASSDVDIDDEDSSWSVYDKMAAVGALGLFAGYSLPNVRNTIASVLDIGLGPLEAALPFYAVILVLSLFTGLYSTILQDNLMDTSKMAKYQERLQEIQEREKEARERDDEEELDRIQEEKMEAMGDNLGMFKEQFRPMVWIMLFTIPVFLWMYWMILEHPGELGTMVIPLVGEREWTAGVAGPIQVWIVWYFLCSMGFTQVIRKTFNIQTTPDTS, from the coding sequence ATGGCACGGACCGCAGAACGAGTGGAGTCCCTCATCGACGAGGACCCGGAGATGCGCGACGCGCTCCAGACGGTCCTCGACCGGGCCGAGGGCGGCCGGGTGACGTGGGAGGCCGTGAGCGACGACCTCACGACCGGACAGTGGAGCCGGCTCATCCAGGAGCGCGTCCTCGAGAAGACGGGTGACGGGGGCTGCGAGGTCAACGACCCCGGCGACGTGGCGGCCGTCGTCGGCGGCGCGAGCGCGGCGAGCGTCACGGACGGCGGGACGACCACGAGCGCGTCGAGCGCGTCGAGTGCGTCGTCGGACGTGGACATCGACGACGAGGACTCCTCGTGGTCGGTGTACGACAAGATGGCCGCGGTCGGCGCGCTGGGCCTGTTCGCGGGCTACTCGCTCCCGAACGTCCGGAACACCATCGCGAGCGTCCTCGACATCGGACTGGGGCCGCTGGAGGCCGCGCTCCCGTTCTACGCCGTCATCCTCGTTCTCTCGCTGTTCACGGGGCTGTACTCGACCATCCTCCAGGACAACCTGATGGACACCTCGAAGATGGCCAAGTACCAGGAGCGACTGCAGGAGATCCAGGAGCGCGAGAAGGAGGCCCGCGAGCGCGACGACGAGGAGGAACTCGACCGCATCCAGGAGGAGAAGATGGAGGCCATGGGCGACAACCTCGGCATGTTCAAGGAGCAGTTCCGCCCGATGGTCTGGATCATGCTGTTCACCATCCCCGTCTTCCTGTGGATGTACTGGATGATCCTCGAGCATCCCGGCGAGCTGGGCACGATGGTCATCCCGCTGGTCGGCGAGCGCGAGTGGACCGCGGGCGTCGCCGGTCCCATCCAGGTGTGGATCGTCTGGTACTTCCTCTGCTCGATGGGGTTCACCCAGGTCATCCGCAAGACGTTCAACATCCAGACGACGCCGGACACGAGCTAG
- the aglM gene encoding UDP-glucose 6-dehydrogenase AglM, translated as MSLDVSVVGSGYVGTTLAACLADLGHDVTAIDIDEDIVEQLNAGESPIHEPGLDPLLTAYAGNSLRASTTHDSVPESDVVFLTIQTPAREDGSIDIGPLRAAAEDVGTALADAEDYTLVVVKSTVIPGMTEEELIPVLEEMSGKTEGEEFGVAVNPEFQAQGSAVDDFMSPDKIVLGTDGDERALDLFAQLYESLVAQWETPVVETGRREAAMVKYANNVFLAAKVSLINELGNICKEYDVDSYDVADAIGMDERIGAKFLRSGVGWGGSCFPKDTAAIMAAARQADYDPDLLESVVGVNEKQPRRMLGLLDEHVDVGGERVAVLGLAFKPGTDDIRGSRAKPVIEGLQERGAEVVAYDPLANDAMASEYPDVEYVESAAAALEGAHGALVVTDWDEFAALDTEFDAMEERVVVDGRRVIARREGLTYEGLTW; from the coding sequence ATGAGTCTCGACGTCTCGGTCGTGGGGAGTGGCTACGTGGGCACGACGCTCGCGGCCTGTCTCGCGGACCTGGGCCACGACGTGACCGCCATCGACATCGACGAGGACATCGTCGAGCAGCTGAACGCCGGCGAGTCGCCCATCCACGAGCCGGGGCTGGACCCGCTGTTGACGGCGTATGCGGGCAACTCGCTCCGCGCGAGTACCACGCACGACAGCGTCCCCGAGTCGGATGTCGTCTTCCTGACCATCCAGACGCCCGCGCGCGAGGACGGCAGCATCGATATCGGGCCGCTGCGTGCGGCGGCCGAGGACGTGGGCACGGCGCTCGCGGACGCGGAGGACTACACGCTCGTCGTCGTGAAGTCGACCGTCATCCCCGGGATGACCGAGGAGGAGCTGATTCCGGTACTCGAGGAGATGTCGGGCAAGACCGAGGGCGAGGAGTTCGGCGTCGCGGTCAACCCCGAGTTCCAGGCACAGGGCTCGGCCGTCGACGACTTCATGAGCCCCGACAAGATCGTCCTCGGGACCGACGGCGACGAGCGGGCGCTGGACCTGTTCGCACAGCTGTACGAATCGCTCGTCGCCCAGTGGGAGACGCCGGTCGTCGAGACCGGCCGGCGCGAGGCCGCGATGGTGAAGTACGCCAACAACGTCTTCCTCGCGGCGAAGGTCTCGCTCATCAACGAACTCGGGAACATCTGCAAGGAGTACGATGTCGACTCCTACGACGTGGCCGACGCCATCGGCATGGACGAGCGCATCGGCGCGAAGTTCCTCCGGAGCGGGGTGGGGTGGGGCGGCTCCTGCTTCCCGAAGGACACCGCGGCCATCATGGCCGCAGCACGGCAGGCCGACTACGACCCCGACCTGCTGGAATCGGTCGTCGGGGTGAACGAGAAGCAGCCCCGGCGGATGCTCGGCCTGCTCGACGAACACGTCGACGTCGGCGGGGAACGGGTGGCGGTGCTGGGCCTGGCGTTCAAGCCCGGCACGGACGACATCCGCGGGTCGCGGGCGAAGCCCGTCATCGAGGGGCTCCAGGAGCGCGGTGCCGAGGTCGTCGCCTACGACCCGCTCGCCAACGACGCGATGGCGAGCGAGTACCCCGATGTCGAGTACGTCGAGAGCGCGGCCGCCGCGCTCGAGGGCGCCCACGGTGCGCTGGTGGTCACGGACTGGGACGAGTTCGCGGCACTGGACACGGAGTTCGACGCGATGGAAGAGCGTGTCGTCGTCGACGGCCGGCGCGTCATCGCACGGCGCGAGGGGCTGACCTACGAGGGGCTGACCTGGTAG
- a CDS encoding NUDIX hydrolase: MTDDADPGAEDPVATEATEGATDPLAWETLESTTDYDCPGFTVRRDEVRLPDSTETAFHSVENGDSVVILPFTEDGDVVLVEEWRQSVERVNRGLPAGNVEGDEPLVEAARRELAEETGYEAAAVEFLVAHEPSNGLLDATFHYFVAHGCEPTGQQDLDENESIRVTTARFDELRDAALGGGMRDGRSALGVLQYALRTE; the protein is encoded by the coding sequence ATGACCGACGATGCCGACCCCGGTGCCGAGGACCCGGTGGCGACCGAGGCCACCGAGGGCGCGACCGACCCGCTGGCGTGGGAGACGCTCGAATCGACGACCGACTACGACTGCCCCGGGTTCACGGTGCGACGCGACGAGGTCCGGCTTCCCGACAGCACCGAGACGGCGTTCCACAGCGTCGAGAACGGCGACTCCGTGGTCATCCTCCCGTTCACCGAGGACGGCGATGTGGTCCTCGTCGAGGAGTGGCGCCAGTCCGTCGAGCGCGTGAACCGTGGCCTCCCGGCGGGCAACGTCGAGGGCGACGAACCGCTCGTCGAGGCGGCCCGCCGGGAGCTGGCCGAGGAGACCGGCTACGAGGCCGCCGCCGTGGAGTTCCTCGTCGCCCACGAGCCGTCGAACGGCCTCCTCGACGCGACCTTCCACTACTTCGTCGCGCACGGCTGCGAACCGACCGGACAGCAGGACCTCGACGAGAACGAGTCCATCCGGGTGACGACCGCGCGGTTCGACGAACTCCGTGACGCTGCACTGGGCGGCGGGATGCGTGACGGCCGCTCGGCGCTCGGCGTGCTGCAGTACGCGCTGCGCACGGAGTAG
- a CDS encoding ATP-binding protein, with protein sequence MTRSDETPTVPLESLPAAALVAADGQVTAANAAARDLLGDDLQGTPLARLFPAGLPDPVTDAAERPAGPEAASTGDDTASFQRVRATPVDGDPVEVAVALGDTPGHESLLLAVPVDRLSGHSDDLQQFVSGVSHDLQQPLGVIRGYLELLRPAVEDELDEEALDHLQGAHGAVDRAETLLEDLLTYARVGLDETERPEREAVDLNDVLDEVVDALPARWDEPASVDVGSLPTIRGQRPRLARLFENLVSNALKYQDDPPRRVRVSAEQAGADGDSVRITVADNGVGIDPDEVDTLFDLFERGSAGREVDGSGVGLALCQGIVDDLGGRIEVETEPGEGSSFHVIVPPGVVAEPARVAESSPEAATESELASGSDADSEPCSVILVDDVEGLRSLVRTVLEKTGRYEVVGEAGTGEEGIEVAAETRPDVVLLDLSMPRMDGLEALPEIRDVAPDADVVIYSGFQKGRMVEKAQERGAVGYIEKGANPGEIIEQLEAALADGGSSNESDAPESAGSVS encoded by the coding sequence GTGACCCGTTCCGACGAGACGCCGACGGTCCCACTCGAGTCGCTCCCGGCCGCCGCGCTCGTCGCCGCGGACGGGCAGGTCACCGCCGCCAACGCCGCCGCGAGGGACCTGCTCGGTGACGACCTGCAGGGGACACCGCTGGCCAGGCTGTTCCCCGCGGGGCTGCCCGACCCCGTCACGGACGCCGCCGAACGACCGGCGGGCCCCGAGGCTGCGTCCACCGGCGACGATACGGCGTCGTTCCAGCGCGTCCGGGCGACGCCCGTCGATGGCGACCCGGTCGAGGTGGCGGTTGCGCTCGGCGACACCCCCGGCCATGAGAGCCTGCTTCTCGCGGTCCCCGTCGACCGGCTCTCCGGCCACTCGGACGACCTCCAGCAGTTCGTCTCCGGCGTCTCGCACGACCTGCAACAGCCGCTGGGCGTCATCCGGGGGTACCTGGAACTGCTGCGGCCCGCAGTCGAGGACGAACTCGACGAGGAGGCTCTCGACCACCTGCAAGGGGCCCACGGCGCCGTCGACCGGGCCGAGACTCTCCTCGAGGACCTCCTGACGTACGCCCGGGTCGGCCTCGACGAAACCGAACGGCCGGAGCGCGAGGCGGTCGACCTGAACGACGTCCTCGACGAGGTGGTCGACGCACTCCCGGCCCGCTGGGACGAGCCGGCGTCGGTAGACGTCGGGTCGCTCCCGACGATTCGGGGGCAGCGTCCCCGGCTCGCCCGCCTGTTCGAGAACCTCGTCTCGAACGCACTGAAGTACCAGGACGACCCCCCACGCCGCGTCCGTGTCTCCGCCGAGCAGGCAGGAGCGGACGGCGACTCCGTCCGGATAACCGTCGCGGACAACGGCGTCGGCATCGACCCGGACGAGGTCGACACCCTCTTCGACCTGTTCGAGCGGGGCAGCGCCGGCCGGGAGGTCGACGGGTCCGGTGTGGGTCTCGCGCTCTGTCAGGGTATCGTCGACGACCTCGGCGGTCGCATCGAGGTCGAGACCGAGCCCGGCGAGGGGTCGTCGTTCCACGTCATCGTTCCCCCGGGCGTGGTGGCTGAGCCGGCTCGGGTGGCCGAATCGAGCCCGGAGGCGGCGACCGAGTCGGAGCTCGCGTCGGGGTCGGACGCGGACTCCGAGCCCTGTTCGGTCATCCTCGTCGACGACGTGGAGGGGCTCCGGTCGCTCGTCCGGACGGTGCTGGAGAAGACCGGCCGGTACGAGGTGGTCGGCGAGGCCGGCACCGGCGAGGAGGGCATCGAGGTCGCCGCGGAGACGCGGCCGGACGTGGTCCTGCTCGACCTGTCGATGCCGCGGATGGACGGCCTGGAGGCGCTCCCGGAGATCCGCGATGTCGCGCCGGACGCGGACGTGGTCATCTACTCCGGCTTCCAGAAGGGGCGGATGGTGGAGAAGGCCCAGGAGCGTGGCGCGGTGGGCTACATCGAGAAGGGGGCGAACCCGGGGGAGATAATCGAGCAACTGGAGGCCGCCCTCGCCGACGGGGGCAGCAGCAACGAGTCCGACGCCCCCGAGTCGGCCGGCTCCGTCTCCTGA
- a CDS encoding GNAT family N-acetyltransferase produces MSDADELTVRQARADDREAVVAFTESTWPERGDDYIPRVFDEWVETDGPTQRTFVLDAGDDIAGICQGVLLSEHEAWAQGMRVNPDYRGRKASPRLTHAVFDWAREQGATVCRNMVFSWNAAGLGQSRAVGFDPRTEFRWAEPDPDADATGPDGLRVVADPSTAWTAWQRSEGRDHLAGLTLASDESWALAELTPERLHDAAADERVLAVADDDGVRGMTFRVRTDEHETDGGTERFAEYGVGVWDDVAAARALFAAVARDAADLGVDRTRVLIPETVRHVSDVAAARVGFSDEPDFVLEADLSGE; encoded by the coding sequence ATGAGTGACGCCGACGAGCTGACCGTCCGGCAGGCCCGCGCCGACGACCGCGAGGCCGTCGTCGCGTTCACCGAGTCGACGTGGCCCGAGCGCGGCGACGACTACATCCCCCGCGTCTTCGACGAGTGGGTCGAGACCGACGGCCCCACGCAGCGCACCTTCGTCCTCGACGCCGGCGACGACATCGCGGGCATCTGCCAGGGTGTCCTCCTCTCCGAGCACGAGGCCTGGGCCCAGGGGATGCGCGTCAACCCGGACTACCGCGGGCGGAAGGCGAGTCCCCGCCTCACCCACGCCGTCTTCGACTGGGCGCGCGAGCAGGGCGCGACGGTCTGCCGGAACATGGTGTTCTCGTGGAACGCGGCCGGCCTGGGCCAGTCCCGCGCGGTCGGCTTCGACCCGCGGACGGAGTTCCGCTGGGCCGAACCGGACCCCGACGCCGACGCGACGGGGCCCGACGGCCTCCGGGTCGTCGCGGACCCCTCGACGGCGTGGACCGCGTGGCAGCGCTCCGAGGGTCGTGACCACCTCGCAGGGCTCACGCTCGCCAGCGACGAGTCGTGGGCGCTCGCGGAACTGACGCCCGAGCGCCTGCACGACGCGGCCGCGGACGAGCGCGTGCTCGCGGTCGCCGACGACGACGGCGTCCGCGGGATGACGTTCCGCGTGCGGACGGACGAACACGAGACCGACGGGGGAACCGAGCGGTTCGCCGAGTACGGTGTCGGGGTGTGGGACGACGTAGCGGCGGCACGCGCGCTGTTCGCCGCCGTCGCACGGGACGCGGCCGACCTCGGGGTTGACCGGACGCGGGTGCTGATTCCTGAGACGGTCCGCCACGTCTCGGACGTGGCCGCCGCACGGGTCGGGTTCAGCGACGAACCGGACTTCGTGCTGGAGGCGGACCTGTCTGGGGAGTAA
- a CDS encoding copper resistance CopC/CopD family protein, translating to MRVATVVLAGLVLALLATPVAAHPFLASSDPAPGESLPEGASVVMLEFGESIDAATLEVTVTGGEGPDLVESVETTGDARTVRVTTASLSPGAYELRWRVTSTDGHPATGTLAFTVGSDGGAGAAGDDAGASDGAAPSWDTVPGGAVALFAETLAGWALLVGALVTVGLAFVGTVVEPTVPRAWRSAVVGTAGLAVAGGLGVVAALAYRHGDLGTAVGTTGGAVRVAGVGLFVAALAASVVARWRPWARRRPGLGGDFHGGAFAGAGALALGGLLADSFASHGLAGASAMGIEGAWVMLVGLVHTSAAAVWLGGLVGVSLTALRASRTDALAAARRFSPWGLGAVVALAVTGVVYADAHLLRWSDLLTTRYGGLILLKAGLIVVPLAFAVYHRYRVLPSGRGDRLRRSVPMEALALAAMLLLAAHLAAHPRPAHDVADADLDRGRWQQVERGEYRFTLVTPDPPRPDADAPVRLRVDSRSLPGISLPTPEVVVDPPGSVAPHSVALVRDGGAWRLPDDVLDRPGEWELEASLDGPHGAASADWTVRLDPAPEVTEP from the coding sequence GTGAGAGTCGCGACGGTGGTGCTGGCGGGGCTGGTGCTGGCCCTCCTCGCGACTCCTGTCGCCGCACACCCGTTCCTCGCCTCCAGCGACCCGGCACCGGGCGAGTCACTCCCCGAGGGGGCCAGCGTCGTCATGCTGGAGTTCGGCGAGTCCATCGACGCCGCGACGCTCGAGGTCACGGTGACCGGCGGTGAGGGACCCGACCTCGTCGAGTCGGTCGAGACCACCGGCGACGCCCGGACGGTCCGGGTGACGACCGCGTCGCTGTCGCCCGGGGCGTACGAGTTGCGGTGGCGCGTGACGAGCACGGACGGCCACCCCGCGACCGGGACGCTCGCGTTCACCGTCGGGTCGGATGGTGGCGCCGGTGCTGCCGGCGACGACGCCGGCGCTTCGGACGGCGCGGCGCCCTCGTGGGATACGGTTCCGGGCGGTGCCGTGGCGCTGTTCGCGGAGACGCTGGCGGGCTGGGCGCTGCTCGTCGGTGCGCTGGTGACCGTGGGGCTGGCGTTCGTCGGCACCGTCGTCGAGCCGACGGTCCCCCGGGCCTGGCGCTCCGCCGTGGTCGGAACGGCCGGTCTCGCCGTCGCCGGCGGGCTGGGCGTGGTCGCGGCGCTCGCCTATCGCCACGGCGACCTCGGAACCGCCGTCGGCACGACTGGCGGCGCCGTCCGGGTGGCTGGTGTCGGGCTCTTCGTCGCCGCGCTCGCTGCTTCGGTCGTCGCTCGCTGGCGACCCTGGGCCCGACGCCGCCCCGGACTCGGGGGTGACTTCCACGGCGGCGCCTTCGCCGGTGCGGGGGCGCTGGCGCTCGGCGGCCTGCTGGCGGATTCGTTCGCCAGCCACGGGCTTGCGGGCGCGAGCGCGATGGGTATCGAGGGGGCCTGGGTCATGCTCGTCGGACTCGTTCACACGTCCGCGGCGGCGGTCTGGCTCGGCGGGCTGGTCGGTGTCAGCCTGACGGCGCTCCGGGCCTCACGGACGGACGCGCTGGCCGCGGCCCGTCGGTTCTCGCCGTGGGGCCTCGGGGCCGTCGTCGCACTGGCTGTCACCGGTGTCGTCTACGCCGACGCGCACCTGCTCCGGTGGAGCGACCTGCTGACGACCCGGTACGGCGGGCTCATCCTGCTGAAGGCGGGGCTCATCGTCGTCCCGCTGGCCTTCGCCGTGTACCACCGCTACCGCGTGCTGCCGTCGGGCCGGGGTGACCGACTCCGGCGGTCGGTCCCGATGGAGGCGCTGGCACTCGCGGCGATGCTCCTGCTGGCGGCGCATCTCGCGGCCCACCCGCGGCCCGCCCACGACGTGGCCGACGCCGACCTCGACCGGGGCCGCTGGCAGCAGGTCGAGCGCGGCGAGTACCGGTTCACGCTGGTGACGCCCGACCCGCCCCGTCCCGACGCTGACGCGCCCGTCCGGTTGCGCGTCGACAGCCGCTCGCTCCCCGGCATCTCGCTGCCGACACCCGAGGTGGTTGTCGACCCGCCGGGGTCGGTGGCGCCCCACTCGGTCGCGCTGGTCCGGGATGGCGGCGCGTGGCGGCTCCCGGACGATGTCCTCGACCGCCCCGGGGAGTGGGAACTCGAAGCTAGCCTCGACGGGCCACACGGCGCCGCGAGCGCCGACTGGACGGTCCGGCTGGACCCTGCCCCGGAGGTGACGGAGCCGTGA
- a CDS encoding ubiquitin-like small modifier protein 1, which produces MEWRLFANLAETAGTKQVQVEAGPGDTFRDAFDQLLEKHPELEDDILDEDGDIRDHIRVLRNDSNPFVVDDGYDTVLEEGDDLALFPPVSGG; this is translated from the coding sequence ATGGAGTGGAGACTGTTCGCCAACCTCGCCGAGACCGCCGGGACGAAGCAGGTCCAGGTCGAGGCGGGCCCCGGCGACACCTTCCGTGACGCGTTCGACCAGCTGCTGGAGAAGCATCCCGAACTGGAGGACGACATCCTCGACGAGGACGGCGACATCCGCGACCACATCCGCGTGCTGCGCAACGACAGCAACCCGTTCGTCGTCGACGATGGCTACGACACCGTGCTGGAGGAGGGCGACGACCTGGCGCTGTTCCCGCCCGTCAGCGGCGGATAA
- a CDS encoding STT3 domain-containing protein: protein MTDAREVRALLDDRPNLEPALESLLETDASHETWTFDDAGVDSGSFGALVDEGVVEKVDGEYRLADPDAVERALAGEVESGDESNTAASLSLPELDIDPRVAAALTGALALVFVFRVLAFDAIFRSGRVVLSSNDPYFYLYWTEELSRQSNGVLDLSALTAGSFGLLKSEPLLVAVLWVATELTGGIEQAPLVLAWYPVVAGVVTGVFTYLFATGLTDDERVGIASVVMLAVLPVLAFRSGIGFADHHAFDYVWLAMTAAAAVRLARTPATRSSVQSQRTLGWALVMGVGIAGQVLAWEAGPLLLFPLALYAPLAALVALERGDSTALALAPVAAGTAAAGLLTAAIHLSLGWQTDVVAFSPLLLAGGVAGVAGIGEAVRRAPTLPVSEVRALAALEAAGVVTGLSLLVVVLPAYGDRLFTQLGRIGTRSEIVEGQSLFSTQTFGWLFLFGLLLFLAIPYMALALVRAASADDGAERRGWLLGGSYAWLFLVLTLFQIRFAGEFSTFVATFAGFGFVHIAERVDLARPPVPFRDATAVRSDGGGQESPIGIPSARGALSLLFLFLLVSGLSIAQAPVKANQVPIAEDKVETALWIDGYAAENDIEYPENYVFSPWSRNRMYNYFVSGESRSYGFALNNYEAFQRSTEPNAWYEQMRESNRAGFIVFNRAEASDPTLQTRLTRGLGGRYNGFNGSGHYRALYVTDRHQVHQVVPGANLTGTIENGTGPAANETVQLYTTISVDGRDSDATYLRQVRTGDDGRYQLRVAYPGEYEVSTQKSNTTATVTVPEAAIENGEHVDAGTLDIAGSSSTAGGNQTRLRRPAYQVSPS, encoded by the coding sequence ATGACTGACGCGCGCGAGGTCCGGGCGCTGCTCGACGACCGCCCGAACCTCGAACCCGCGCTCGAGTCGCTGCTGGAGACCGACGCCAGCCACGAGACCTGGACCTTCGACGATGCCGGGGTGGACTCCGGGAGCTTCGGCGCGCTCGTCGACGAAGGCGTCGTGGAGAAGGTGGACGGGGAGTACCGGCTGGCGGACCCCGATGCGGTCGAGCGGGCGCTCGCCGGCGAGGTCGAAAGCGGCGACGAATCGAACACGGCAGCCTCGCTCTCGCTACCGGAGCTCGACATCGACCCACGAGTGGCTGCGGCGCTCACGGGCGCGCTGGCGCTGGTGTTCGTCTTCCGGGTCCTGGCGTTCGATGCGATATTCCGCAGCGGCCGAGTCGTGCTCTCGAGCAACGACCCGTACTTCTACCTCTACTGGACGGAGGAGCTGAGCCGCCAGTCGAACGGGGTACTGGACCTCAGCGCGCTGACGGCGGGCTCGTTCGGGCTCCTGAAGAGCGAACCCCTTCTCGTGGCAGTCCTCTGGGTCGCCACCGAATTGACGGGGGGCATCGAGCAGGCTCCCCTCGTGCTCGCGTGGTACCCCGTCGTGGCCGGAGTGGTGACGGGCGTCTTCACCTACCTGTTCGCGACGGGCCTCACCGACGACGAACGCGTGGGCATCGCGTCGGTGGTGATGCTCGCGGTGCTCCCCGTGCTGGCGTTCCGTTCGGGAATCGGGTTCGCGGACCACCACGCCTTCGACTACGTCTGGCTCGCGATGACGGCCGCCGCTGCGGTCCGGCTGGCACGGACGCCGGCAACTCGGAGTTCGGTGCAGAGTCAGCGGACCCTCGGCTGGGCGCTGGTGATGGGAGTCGGCATCGCCGGACAGGTGCTCGCCTGGGAAGCGGGGCCACTCCTGCTGTTCCCACTAGCCCTGTACGCGCCGCTCGCGGCGCTCGTCGCGCTCGAACGTGGTGACTCGACCGCGCTGGCGCTGGCACCCGTCGCCGCCGGCACCGCCGCCGCGGGGCTGCTGACGGCGGCGATTCATCTGTCGCTGGGCTGGCAGACGGACGTGGTCGCGTTCTCACCACTGCTGCTCGCTGGCGGCGTCGCCGGCGTCGCCGGCATCGGTGAGGCGGTTCGGCGGGCACCGACACTTCCGGTCTCGGAGGTGCGCGCCCTGGCGGCCCTCGAAGCAGCCGGGGTCGTCACCGGACTGAGCCTGCTCGTGGTCGTCCTCCCAGCGTACGGAGATCGGCTGTTCACCCAGCTCGGGCGTATCGGGACCCGGAGCGAGATTGTGGAGGGACAGTCGCTGTTCTCGACACAGACCTTCGGCTGGCTGTTCCTCTTCGGCCTCCTCCTCTTCCTGGCGATCCCGTACATGGCCCTGGCGCTCGTGCGTGCCGCGAGCGCCGATGATGGGGCGGAACGCAGGGGCTGGCTCCTCGGCGGGAGCTACGCCTGGCTGTTCCTCGTCCTCACGCTGTTCCAGATCCGGTTCGCCGGGGAGTTCTCCACGTTCGTCGCGACCTTCGCCGGGTTCGGGTTCGTCCATATCGCAGAGCGGGTCGACCTGGCTCGTCCTCCGGTCCCGTTCCGTGATGCCACCGCAGTCCGGAGCGACGGTGGGGGGCAGGAATCACCCATCGGTATCCCGAGCGCGAGAGGAGCGCTCTCCCTGTTGTTCCTCTTCCTCCTCGTATCCGGCCTCAGCATCGCGCAAGCCCCGGTCAAGGCCAACCAGGTCCCGATCGCCGAAGACAAGGTCGAAACCGCGCTGTGGATCGACGGCTACGCCGCGGAGAACGATATCGAGTATCCGGAGAACTACGTCTTCTCCCCCTGGAGCCGGAACCGGATGTACAACTACTTCGTGAGCGGGGAATCGCGGTCGTACGGGTTCGCGCTCAACAACTACGAAGCCTTCCAGCGCTCGACAGAGCCCAACGCCTGGTACGAGCAGATGCGGGAGTCGAACCGAGCCGGGTTCATCGTGTTCAATCGCGCAGAGGCCTCGGACCCCACCCTCCAGACCCGCCTCACCAGAGGACTTGGCGGCCGGTACAACGGATTCAACGGCTCGGGACACTACCGGGCGCTCTACGTGACGGACCGTCACCAGGTCCACCAGGTCGTTCCTGGTGCGAACCTCACCGGGACCATCGAGAACGGGACTGGGCCAGCCGCGAACGAGACAGTCCAGCTGTACACGACGATCTCTGTCGATGGGCGTGACAGCGACGCGACGTACCTCCGTCAGGTCCGCACCGGCGACGACGGCCGGTACCAGCTCCGCGTCGCGTACCCCGGAGAGTACGAGGTCAGCACCCAGAAGAGCAACACCACAGCGACGGTCACCGTACCGGAGGCCGCCATCGAGAACGGCGAACATGTCGACGCCGGTACCCTCGACATCGCCGGCTCGTCAAGCACGGCGGGAGGGAACCAGACCCGCCTCCGTCGCCCGGCCTACCAGGTCAGCCCCTCGTAG